TTATCAGAATGAAATCAAGAGTCGGTAATGGTTCAAAACGTGTAAGACCGAGCAAGGTCACGAACAGAACAGCGAAAAGAAACCACAACACCTCTTCGACTTCTGGGAAGGATTATACGGGGCGTCACCGGGCGGCTCACTGGACAAGCTCCCAACAATAAACACCATTAAAGAATAAAATTATGGCAATCGCCCAAATCACTGCGCGTCATTTCACGAAAACCGGGGTTTTAGCCTCAACGTGTCATCCCCCCAAACCAAACCAACACCGCAGGCAGGGTATAAACAGGCCGGTCAGCAACAACGGATAACCACGAAATACCGCGCTACCTGCCCCGGCGCACCATGGATTGCTGCGAGGGCATCGCCACGCAATCATCGCCACGCAATAATGTGACAGGATTCACTGCACCTTGTTTCTTCGCCACAGAAATGACACGCCATATCCGAAGATGTCGGTCAATTGCATAATGTCAGCCGGGGGGCAGCTCACCTATACTGATCCCGAGCAATGTCACGGTTACAGCAACAGTGAAAATAAACCGCAGGTTATCCGTCCCATCATTGTTATCTCATTCATGAAGGTCAGTACCATGTCAGCACATTCATCACATGAAGTGGCTAACGAACGGCCGCTTTATATTAAGGTTCATGACTCTGACAATGTCGCTATTGTCGTGAACAATCATGGACTGAAAGCCGGTACACGATTTCCCTGTGGGCTGGAATTGCAAGAACATGTGCCACAGGGGCATAAAGTTGCTCTGGTGGATATTGCCAATGCCGCGCCCATCATTCGCTATGGTGAGGTTATCGGTTACGCATTGCGCGATATTGGGCGTGGCTGCTGGATAGATGAATCGCTGGTGGCGCTGCCTGAGGCACCCGCGCTGGAGAGCCTGCCCCTGGCAACCAAAGTGCCCGCCGCTCTGCCGCCGCTTGAGGGCTACACCTTTGCAGGCTACCGTAATCCAGATGGCAGCGTCGGTACGAAAAACCTGCTGGGCATTACCACCAGCGTGCATTGTGTGGCGGGTGTCGTCGATTACGTGGTGAACCTTATCGAGCGGGATTTACTGCCGCGTTATCCGAACGTCGATGGCGTGGTTGCTCTCAATCATCTCTATGGCTGCGGGGTCGCTATCAACGCACCGGCCGCCGTTGTCCCGATTCGTACCATTCACAACCTGGCGCTTAACCCGAATTTTGGTGGTGAAGTGCTGGTCGTCGGCCTCGGGTGTGAAAAACTTCAGCCCGAACGCCTGCTACAAGGCACACCGGATGTACAGGCTATCTCACTGGATGACACCAGCATTGTGCGTTTGCAAGATGAACATCACGTTGGCTTTAGATCAATGGTGGATGACATTCTGGCGATGGCGGATAAACACCTGCAACGGCTGAATGCGCGCCAGCGGGAAACCGTTCCTGCCAGCGAACTGGTGGTGGGGATGCAGTGTGGCGGCAGCGATGCTTTCTCCGGCGTAACCGCCAACCCGGCGGTCGGGTTCGCGTCTGATCTGCTGGTGCGCTGTGGTGCCACCGTCATGTTTTCGGAAGTCACCGAAGTCCGCGATGCCATTCATCTGCTCACCCCGCGCGCCATCACCGAAGAGGTGGGCAAACGGCTGCTCGAAGAGATGGCCTGGTATGATGACTATCTGGATAGCGGCAAGACTGATCGCAGCGCAAACCCCTCTCCCGGCAACAAGAAAGGCGGGCTGGCGAATGTGGTGGAAAAAGCGTTGGGCTCCATTGCCAAATCAGGCACCAGCGCCATTGTCGAAGTGCTGTCACCCGGTCAGCGCCCGACCAAACGCGGTTTGATTTATGCCGCAACCCCGGCCAGCGATTTTGTTTGCGGTACCCAGCAACTGGCCTCCGGCATCACCGTTCAGGTGTTTACAACCGGTCGAGGCACCCCTTACGGGCTTAAAGCGGTGCCTGTCATCAAAATGGCCACCCGTACCGATCTGGCACAACGCTGGCACGACCTGATGGACATAAACGCAGGCACCATTGCAACCGGTGATGCCACCATTGAAGCCGTTGGCTGGCAGTTGTTCGAGTTTATTCTCGACATCGCCAGCGGCAGAAAGACCACCTGGTCAGATCAATGGGGCTTGCATAATGCGCTGTCGGTCTTCAACCCGGCTCCCGTGACCTGAATAGATTGCGCCACGCACGCACCTTAACCCACACGGCAGCCCTGCACTGAAGGGCTGTCGTCTGTCTTTTTATGGCCCCTCATTTCGTCTGAAAAACCCGGCATAATTATCTTATTATCTATCATCATGCCGATCACACTGTACATTTTGCTGCTTATCTCTGTGCTTATAGCATTTACACCGCTATCGATTAATACCATTATTTATCAGGTTTCCTTTCCCCCAGCCGATTGTCATAAAAACATCACTTTCGCCATTACTGTTAATAAAACGTTTTTATTGTGATGCACCAATTAATAAAAATTCGATCAATATTTAATGAAGTAATAAAACAAAGCGAAAATGCAAGCCATGAAAATGATTCTGTTGACAACGTAAAGAGGCAAAGCATAAATTCCCGGTAACAAAAAAAAGGGTGAACTTATTCATGGATGCTTTAAAAATAGAGCATCCTGTTTTGCATATCTGACAATTGGCAAGGGTTGTATTCAGCATGAATGCCCGCCTGAAAAATAAAAAACGAAACTACAACAATAACCTAAATCATTCGGGGTGCAGAAACACTCAAGCGAAGCGCTGATAACACCCTGGCATAAGCCAGATTGAGCGCAGCTTGCGGATAAAACCTGTCAACATGACGGTAAATAACACCAACATTTCTGCAACCTGCAAGATAACAGGTATCGCTGACACACAACATTTGGGGTTCCCTATGAGGGTGAATACACCTATTACACAGCAAGAACATCGGCTAGATAGCAATACTATATTAATGTCTACCACCGACATTCACAGTCACATTACCTACGCCAACTCGGCATTTATTCGTGTTAGTGGTTTTGATGAACATGAGCTGGTCGGCACGCCGCATAATATTGTTCGCCACCCGGATATGCCCGTCGAAGCGTTTGCCGACATGTGGTACACACTACAACAAGGCGACAGCTGGACCGGGCTGGTAAAAAACCGGCGCAAAAATGGCGATCATTATTGGGTGCGGGCTAACGTGACGCCGGTTTATCACCATAATCAACTCACCGGTTATATTTCTGTACGCAATACCCCAGGTGCTGAAGAAATCAAAGCCGCAGAACCCTTGTATGAAGCCGTTCAGAGCAAGCAGGCTCGCCATCTGCGGTTTTATAAAGGCCTGGTGGTACGTACCGGCGCGTTTGCCATTTTATCTGTATTTCAAAAAATGTCCGTGCGCTGGCGCTTAAGACTGGCTGTCCTCGCAGGTGGCCTTATTCCGCTGGTATTAAGCCTGCTGGGAGCCAATCTGATAACCGCCACGATGGCCTCGCTGTTGTTGATGGTGGTATTGGATACCTACTTACAGCAGCAGATTGCCCGTCCGCTGCGATTCACGCTGCGTCAGGCTCAGCAGGTCGTCTCTGGTCGTCGTGTCGATAATCATCGCCTCAACCGGGTTGATGAAATCGGGCTGTTACTTCGGGTGATTAACCAGTTTGGCCTTAACCTTCACTCGCTGGTTGATGACGTCGGAGCCCAGGTTGCCGGAATTAATCAGGTCAGCCAGCAACTGGCCGATAGCAACAACGACCTGAGCGCTCGCACGGAAGAAACCTCCGCCAACCTGCAACAAACGGCCGCTGCGATTGAACAAATCACCGTTGCGGTGCAGCAAAGTGCAGAAACAGCCACCCAGGCAACGCAGATGGCACAAAGCGCCAGCAACTCGGCGACGCAGGGTGGAAACATCATGGCAGATGCCGTTGGCATGATGGAGGCTATCTCGCAGGCCAGCCGGAAAATGGTCGATATTATCGGCGTTATCGACAGTATCGCCTTTCAAACCAACATACTGGCCCTGAATGCGGCGGTTGAAGCTGCCAGAGCCGGTACTCAGGGGCGTGGTTTCGCCGTCGTCGCCGCCGAAGTGCGAAGCCTGGCACAGCATTCGGCATCGGCTGCGCAGGAAATCAAAGCGTTGATTGACGCGAACATGAGCAGTGTGGAGAACGGCAGCGCTCTGGTAGACAAGGCTGGCCAGCATATTCAGGACATCGTCAATGAAGTGCAGCAGGTCGCAACGATGATAAGTGAAATCAGCAACGCCACCCGCGAACAGACAGCCGCACTCTCCTTGATTAATGACTCTATTGCACAGATTGAAACCATGACTTCGGGTAACACCGATATGGTAGAGCAATCTTCGGAGTTCGCAGCCGATCTCGGCAGGCAGGCTGTGCGTTTAACCGACGCCATCAATGTCTATGGAAAGTGATTGTCAGCCACAAAACACGATTCTTTACATCTCAATACGGACAAGAGATAGATAGAACGCCCTTTTTGGTTAATAATTACTCATGATACGACACAGTATGCCGATAACAGAGATAGCAGGGGTGCTCCCTGCGCTAACGACATAATCAGGAGGATGTATGCTGAGTCCAATTGCCACCTCCAGCTTTGCGGTGATGCCAGTGCCAGCATCCACCAGTGTCGAAACCAACACGGAGCAAAAGGTTTCAGAACGTAATTTGCAAAACCTGAAAGCCGCTGAAACATCAGGCGAAAGTACCAAAAAGCAGCAGGAAACCACGGTTAATGGTCAGCAACAGTCTATGCAGGCACAGATTGTTGTTATGCAGGGCCAGATAGCACAGATGCAAAATCAGCAGGTGCCGCCAACGCAAGAAAGCAAACCGCTGGTAAAACCCGTAGAGGGGGTCAATCGTCCCTCTGCTGAGCACGCAATTGATATCTATATCTGAGACTTACCCGCAAAATTAACAGCCTCAGTTTAAAGCCCATCACTGTTGTGGGCTTTTCTTTGTCAGGAAAGCGAAAAAACCGTAAAACCACAGCAGAGTATCGCCGATAACGGTATCGCCACTATTCGTTATTACAAGGAGGAATTTATGGCAAGCTCTATCGGCTCAGCAACATCGGCCGTCTCCACATCATCCGCCAGCAGCAGTGCCAGCGTTGATCAGCAAATCGCACAGCTAAACAAGCAGATTCAAACGCTGACCAAGCAAGCCACCAAGCTGACTCAGCAAATGACTGAAGCCAAAACCGATGAAGAACGCCAGTTGCTTGAGCAGCAGCAAAAAATGATTCAGGCGCAAATTCAACAGTTACAGGCGCAAATTCAGCAGTTACAGCAGCAAAAAGCACAAAGCCAGCAGGCGCAGCAGGCTGAAACCTCTCAGGCTCAGTCTGTTAAACCGCAGGAAGGTGTTAATGCGCCCACGAATGAAAACAGCATTAATATCTATATCTAAAATATCTATATCTAATCGTTCACACCGATAATTTATAGATAACCACACTGCACCAACATCCAAAGCACTGCCGGGAACCATCATGGCTGTGCTTTTTCTTGCGCGCCAGCGCGTTGACTCGTCCTTTCCCTGTCGGTTTATCAACACACTCAACTCTCCCCCTACGCTGCCGATAACCAGAAATAAGCTGTTTTCTCATTATGGCAACGCCTCGGGAGAGGCGATCCCTGCGTTGTCACCTCTGGATAATCGTCAAACTATGGCAGGTAATATTTATGGCAGGCAGCATTGGTGGCATCAGCGTCAGTTTTAACAGCAGTAGCCCATCAGGCAACAGCGCGGTGCGAATGATTGATGAACAGATAAAAATGCTAAATACTCAGCTACAAAGTCTGTTTAAACAAAGCAGTACATTGCAAGATCAGATAAAAGAAACCGCTGACTCATCTGAACAAGAAAAATTACAGCAGCAACTCAATATGCTGACAATGCAGATAAAGCAGGTGCAGGCACAGCTTCAGCAATTGCGACAAATGCGTGAGCAGACGGCGCAAGGGGAAAGCGGGCAGCCCTCGGGCGCAAGCAATGATTTGGCCCAGCAACTCGATGCCATTAAACCGACGATTGAGGCCAACACCGGTAACAGCGCCTCGGGAAGCGCAGGTGTGGATGTGTTCGTATAACGGATATCTGGGTAGAAAGGGTGGAAAGGCATGGGAGCACTACTTCCTCCATGCCTGTATTACCCGTCAGTCGCCAGAGGGGCGGCGCAGCGGATGAATCAGACCTTGCAGCCCCTCTATTTTAATCGCCAGCGTCATCTGCATCAACACGCCCAGCCTTCCGGCTGGAAATGCCTCTTTACGGGCAAACCACAGCAGATACTCTTCAGGCAACTCTATCAACATCCGGCCTTTATATTTGCCAAACGGCATGGGGGTATTGGCGATTGCCAGCAAATCCGCTTTTTCCATCCGCCTGTTCCCGTTATGCGCGTTATACCCGTGACCCACAATGCATGTATGCCATTCTATACATCGCCCAGCAAACGCAGCATTTCGGCCTCATCAATAACCGCAATCCCCAGTTCCTGGGCCTTGGCAAGTTTGGAGCCTGCCGCTTCACCGGCTATCACCCAATCGGTTTTCTTTGACACACTACCGCTGACTTTTGCCCCCAGCGCGACCAGACGGTCTTTTGCCTCATCACGCGACAGCACGCTGAGTGAGCCGGTCAGCACTACGGTTTTTCCGGCAAATGGGCTGTCAGATGCAGCCACATCAACCACCACCGGATCAGGCCAGTGAATACCGATATCAGCACTGAGCAGTTCCTCAATCACCTGCTGGTTATGCACTTCATCAAGAAAGTGGCGCAGATGCGTTGCCACCACAATGCCGACATCCGGCACCTGCTGCAATGTATCCAGATCGGCACTCATCAATGCCTGTAGCGAGCCAAAATGCGCGGCCAAACTTGCCGCCGTCGCTTCTCCCACATCCCGAATACCGAGTGCATAGAGAAAGCGGGCAAAAGTAGTGGATTTCGCTTTCAGCAGGGCATTGACCAGATTCTGCGCCGACTTCGGCCCCATGCGCTCTAACCCGGTAAGGATGACGGCAGTGAGTCGAAACAGATCGGCTGGCGTCTTGACGTACTCTTTTTCCACCAGTTGATCGATGATTTTGTCACCCATGCCTTCTACATCGAGCGCCCGACGGGAAACGAAATGCTTCAGCGCCTCTTTGCGCTGAGCCCGGCAGTACAGCCCGCCGGTACAGCGCGCCACTGCCTCACCCTCAACCCGTTCAATCTCGGAGTCACACTCCGGGCAGCGGGTCGGAAAATCTATCTCACGGGCATCTGACGGGCGCTCAGACAAAACCACGCTGACGATTTGCGGGATCACATCCCCCGCCCGACGCACGGCAACCCGATCGCCGATTTTAATACCCAGCCGGGTTATCTCGTCTGCGTTATGCAATGTCGCATTACTGACCACCACGCCTGCCACCGCGACCGGCTCCAGCCTGGCAACCGGGGTAATGGCCCCGGTACGCCCGACCTGGAACTCGACATCGCGCAACCAGGTTAATTGCTCTTGAGCCGGAAACTTGAATGCAATCGCCCAGCGCGGGGCGCGCGCCACAAAACCTAAACGCGCCTGTAACGCCAGTTCATTGACTTTGATAACCACACCGTCGATATCAAAACCCAACGCTTCCCGCTCGCGCTCCACCTGACGGTAAAAATCGAGCACGGCATCACTACCGGTACACAGCCGTATCCGCTCACTGACAGGCAACCCCCAGTCACGCAGTTGCATCAGGCGCTGCCAGTGGGTATCCGGCAGGGTGCCGCCTTCCACCACACCAAGGCCATAACACAAAAACGTCAGCGGACGTTTGGCGGTAATACGCGGATCAAGCTGGCGCAGCGAGCCTGCGGCCGCATTACGCGGGTTCGCAAACACCTTACCACCGGTACGCCGCGCCTCATCATTGAGCGCATCAAACCCTTTGTGCTTCATAAACACCTCGCCCCGCACTTCAAGCCGTGCTGGCAGGTTATCACCGTGTAAACGCAAGGGAATGGCACCGATAGTGCGAATATTGGCAGTGATATTTTCGCCCGTCGTACCGTCACCACGGGTTGCCGCACGAACCAGTTGCCCGTCCTCATACAGCAAACTCACCGCCAGCCCGTCAAGTTTCAGCTCACAGCAAAACGCCAAATCGTGTTCGCTCTTGAGCCGGTCATGAAGGCGTTTGTCAAAGGCCAGAAAGCTGGCTTCATCAAAGGCGTTATCCAGCGATAACATCGGGACGTCATGCAATACCGGCTCAAATGCCTCCAGCGGTGTCGCACCCACGCGTTGCGTCGGCGAATCCGGCGTCACCAGTTCAGGGTGCGCCTGCTCGAGCGCTTTGAGGGTATTCATGAGATGGTCGTATTCTGCGTCGGGGATCTCCGGCGCATCTTCGACGTGATATTTATATTCGTGATAGCGCAGTTGGGTGCGCAGTGCCGCGATTGTCGCCAGCACCTGTGCCGGCACGGTTTGTGCCGACACATTCTCGATGTCGTTAGCAGGCTTTGACTGTTGTTGTGACATAGGTGTTTCCGTCAGTCTCTGGCCTTGATAGTGTTGATGATATTGGTTGTCGAGCAACCATCTTCAAAATTCAGCACCTTCACTTCACCGCCATTGGCCCAGACTTCCTTACTACCTGCGATATCTTCCGGTTTGTAATCACCGCCTTTAACCAGAATATCCGGCAGCACTTCGCTGATAAGGCGCTGTGGTGTGTCCTCTTCAAAGGCAACCACCCAGTCCACCGCTTCCAGCGCGCCGAGAACTATCATGCGTTGTGTCAGTGGGTTAACCGGGCGGCTCGGCCCTTTCAGGCGGCGGGTTGAATCATCGCTGTTCACTGCAACAATCAGCCGGTCGCCAAGGCGGCGCGCATTCGCCAGATACGAAACATGCCCGGCATGCAAAATATCGAAACACCCGTTGGTCATCACCACTGTTTCGCCACGCTGGCGCGCCAGTGCAACCGCCTGTTTGAGCTGCGCTTCACTCATTACACCAAAACCGGTATCCGCACGGCCGCGAATCGCATTTTCCAGCTCGACAGGCGTTACCGTTGACGTGCCGAGTTTACCGACTACCACACCGGCTGCGGCATTAGCTAAAAAGCAGGCTTCTTCGAGTGATTTCCCGGCCGCCAGCGCGGCCGCCAGCACCCCAATCACCGTGTCACCCGCACCGGTTACGTCATACACTTCTTGCGCTTGTGTTGGCAGGTGCACCGGAGCCTTACCCGGTTGCAGCAATGTCATACCCTGCTCTGAACGCGTGACCAGCAGCGCGGATAAATCCAGCTCAGCCAGCAGTGTCATACCACGCGTAACCAGGTCAGTTTCATCTTTGCAGCGCCCGACCACGGCCTCGAACTCAGACAGGTTTGGCGTCAGAAGGGTTGCGCCACGATAACGCGAGAAATCGGTGCCTTTCGGGTCAATCAGCACCGGCACACCGCAAGCGCGGGCGGTCTGTATCATCGCCTGCACATGCGCCAGTGCGCCTTTGGCATAGTCGGACAGTACCAATGCCCCCGTCGTCGGCAATGCCTGCTGGATGCGATCAATCATCGGTTGCGGGTCAATGTTGTCAAAACCCTCTTCGAAATCCAGGCGAATCAGTTGTTGATTGCGCGACAACACCCGCAATTTGGTGATGGTCGGG
This sequence is a window from Dickeya aquatica. Protein-coding genes within it:
- a CDS encoding FlxA-like family protein, which gives rise to MAGSIGGISVSFNSSSPSGNSAVRMIDEQIKMLNTQLQSLFKQSSTLQDQIKETADSSEQEKLQQQLNMLTMQIKQVQAQLQQLRQMREQTAQGESGQPSGASNDLAQQLDAIKPTIEANTGNSASGSAGVDVFV
- a CDS encoding FlxA-like family protein: MASSIGSATSAVSTSSASSSASVDQQIAQLNKQIQTLTKQATKLTQQMTEAKTDEERQLLEQQQKMIQAQIQQLQAQIQQLQQQKAQSQQAQQAETSQAQSVKPQEGVNAPTNENSINIYI
- the garD gene encoding galactarate dehydratase codes for the protein MSAHSSHEVANERPLYIKVHDSDNVAIVVNNHGLKAGTRFPCGLELQEHVPQGHKVALVDIANAAPIIRYGEVIGYALRDIGRGCWIDESLVALPEAPALESLPLATKVPAALPPLEGYTFAGYRNPDGSVGTKNLLGITTSVHCVAGVVDYVVNLIERDLLPRYPNVDGVVALNHLYGCGVAINAPAAVVPIRTIHNLALNPNFGGEVLVVGLGCEKLQPERLLQGTPDVQAISLDDTSIVRLQDEHHVGFRSMVDDILAMADKHLQRLNARQRETVPASELVVGMQCGGSDAFSGVTANPAVGFASDLLVRCGATVMFSEVTEVRDAIHLLTPRAITEEVGKRLLEEMAWYDDYLDSGKTDRSANPSPGNKKGGLANVVEKALGSIAKSGTSAIVEVLSPGQRPTKRGLIYAATPASDFVCGTQQLASGITVQVFTTGRGTPYGLKAVPVIKMATRTDLAQRWHDLMDINAGTIATGDATIEAVGWQLFEFILDIASGRKTTWSDQWGLHNALSVFNPAPVT
- the ligA gene encoding NAD-dependent DNA ligase LigA: MSQQQSKPANDIENVSAQTVPAQVLATIAALRTQLRYHEYKYHVEDAPEIPDAEYDHLMNTLKALEQAHPELVTPDSPTQRVGATPLEAFEPVLHDVPMLSLDNAFDEASFLAFDKRLHDRLKSEHDLAFCCELKLDGLAVSLLYEDGQLVRAATRGDGTTGENITANIRTIGAIPLRLHGDNLPARLEVRGEVFMKHKGFDALNDEARRTGGKVFANPRNAAAGSLRQLDPRITAKRPLTFLCYGLGVVEGGTLPDTHWQRLMQLRDWGLPVSERIRLCTGSDAVLDFYRQVEREREALGFDIDGVVIKVNELALQARLGFVARAPRWAIAFKFPAQEQLTWLRDVEFQVGRTGAITPVARLEPVAVAGVVVSNATLHNADEITRLGIKIGDRVAVRRAGDVIPQIVSVVLSERPSDAREIDFPTRCPECDSEIERVEGEAVARCTGGLYCRAQRKEALKHFVSRRALDVEGMGDKIIDQLVEKEYVKTPADLFRLTAVILTGLERMGPKSAQNLVNALLKAKSTTFARFLYALGIRDVGEATAASLAAHFGSLQALMSADLDTLQQVPDVGIVVATHLRHFLDEVHNQQVIEELLSADIGIHWPDPVVVDVAASDSPFAGKTVVLTGSLSVLSRDEAKDRLVALGAKVSGSVSKKTDWVIAGEAAGSKLAKAQELGIAVIDEAEMLRLLGDV
- the hldE gene encoding bifunctional D-glycero-beta-D-manno-heptose-7-phosphate kinase/D-glycero-beta-D-manno-heptose 1-phosphate adenylyltransferase HldE; the protein is MKVTLPDFRHADVLVVGDVMLDRYWYGPTSRISPEAPVPVVKVDTIEERPGGAANVAMNIAALGAGSRLVGLTGIDDAARALSAKLDEVNVKCDFVSVPTHPTITKLRVLSRNQQLIRLDFEEGFDNIDPQPMIDRIQQALPTTGALVLSDYAKGALAHVQAMIQTARACGVPVLIDPKGTDFSRYRGATLLTPNLSEFEAVVGRCKDETDLVTRGMTLLAELDLSALLVTRSEQGMTLLQPGKAPVHLPTQAQEVYDVTGAGDTVIGVLAAALAAGKSLEEACFLANAAAGVVVGKLGTSTVTPVELENAIRGRADTGFGVMSEAQLKQAVALARQRGETVVMTNGCFDILHAGHVSYLANARRLGDRLIVAVNSDDSTRRLKGPSRPVNPLTQRMIVLGALEAVDWVVAFEEDTPQRLISEVLPDILVKGGDYKPEDIAGSKEVWANGGEVKVLNFEDGCSTTNIINTIKARD
- a CDS encoding DUF3820 family protein, with protein sequence MEKADLLAIANTPMPFGKYKGRMLIELPEEYLLWFARKEAFPAGRLGVLMQMTLAIKIEGLQGLIHPLRRPSGD
- a CDS encoding methyl-accepting chemotaxis protein, coding for MRVNTPITQQEHRLDSNTILMSTTDIHSHITYANSAFIRVSGFDEHELVGTPHNIVRHPDMPVEAFADMWYTLQQGDSWTGLVKNRRKNGDHYWVRANVTPVYHHNQLTGYISVRNTPGAEEIKAAEPLYEAVQSKQARHLRFYKGLVVRTGAFAILSVFQKMSVRWRLRLAVLAGGLIPLVLSLLGANLITATMASLLLMVVLDTYLQQQIARPLRFTLRQAQQVVSGRRVDNHRLNRVDEIGLLLRVINQFGLNLHSLVDDVGAQVAGINQVSQQLADSNNDLSARTEETSANLQQTAAAIEQITVAVQQSAETATQATQMAQSASNSATQGGNIMADAVGMMEAISQASRKMVDIIGVIDSIAFQTNILALNAAVEAARAGTQGRGFAVVAAEVRSLAQHSASAAQEIKALIDANMSSVENGSALVDKAGQHIQDIVNEVQQVATMISEISNATREQTAALSLINDSIAQIETMTSGNTDMVEQSSEFAADLGRQAVRLTDAINVYGK